From the Ciconia boyciana chromosome 24, ASM3463844v1, whole genome shotgun sequence genome, one window contains:
- the CREB3L3 gene encoding cyclic AMP-responsive element-binding protein 3-like protein 3 isoform X1, protein MASGVGSLDSLDLLDLLFDRQDGILRGVELGTPPGAWHKDGCAQDGEDFLSSILGSGDSVSDSPDWSPATSDSGVSEDPPSDQLDSPPRCCDGGPSEVLYPYANPCRALPLPGGAGVLHPEVSIDLDMWHPGFFLEESQDLPVVSPPASCTLTVKDLLLSGSADAQPQVPGSLLRQSQGQFQELVLTEDEKKLLAKEGVSLPTQLPLTKYEERVLKKIRRKIRNKQSAQESRKKKKEYIDGLESRMTACTAQNQELQRKVLHLEKQNSSLLEQLKKLQALVVQSSNKAAQTGTCIAVLLLSFALIVFPSISPFAPSKAEADGDFGPVRVFSRSLHNAAASRVAYTQPQVGDEKSPEPLWPEHLGEAPETLHEAFGGHVFTPRPDKVSPRNGTQPLASEGLSRGDGDQADTVSGDDTMPHHGLASLAWTEAGHSRPTVLEPAEEL, encoded by the exons ATGGCCTCTGGCGTGGGCAGCCTCGACAGCCTCGACCTGCTGGACCTCCTCTTCGACCGCCAGGATGGGATCCTCCGTGGCGTGGAGCTGGGGACACCACCGGGCGCCTGGCACAAGGACGGG TGTGCCCAGGACGGCGAGGACTTCCTCAGCTCCATCCTAGGCTCCGGGGACTCAGTGTCGGACTCGCCCGACTGGTCCCCGGCCACCAGCGACAGCGGGGTCTCCGAGGACCCCCCCTCCGACCAGCTCGACAGCCCCCCCAGGTGCTGTGACGGGGGTCCCAGCGAGGTCCTGTACCCCTATGCCAACCCCTGTCGGGCTCTGCCCCtcccggggggggctggggtcctGCACCCCGAGGTCTCCATCGACCTGG ACATGTGGCACCCCGGCTTCTTCCTGGAGGAGAGCCAGGACCTGCCCGTGGTCTCCCCGCCCGCATCCTGCACCCTCACCGTCAAGGACCTGCTGCTCTCAGGCAGCGCTGATGCC CAGCCGCAGGTGCCCGGCTCCCTGCTGAGGCAGAGCCAGGGGCAGTTCCAGGAGCTGGTGCTGACGGAGGACGAGAAGAAGCTGCTGGCGAAGGAgggggtgtccctgcccacgcaGCTGCCCCTCACCAAG TACGAGGAGCGGGTGCTGAAGAAGATCCGGCGGAAGATCAGGAACAAGCAGTCGGCTCAGGAGAGCCGCAAGAAGAAGAAGGAGTATATCGACGGGCTGGAGAGCCG gaTGACGGCGTGCACGGCCCAGaaccaggagctgcagaggaaagtcctgcacctggagaAGCAGAACTC gtccctccTGGAGCAGCTGAAGAAGCTCCAGGCCCTTGTGGTACAGTCAAGCAACAAGGCAGCGCAGACGGGAACCTGCATCGCA GTCCTGCTGCTCTCTTTCGCACTCATCGTCTTCCCCTCCATCAGCCCCTTTGCCCCCAGCAAGGCCGAGGCAGACGGCGACTTCGGACCCGTGCGAG TTTTCTCCAGGTCCCTGCACAACGCGGCCGCCTCCCGCGTGGCTTACACACAGCCCCAAGTCGGGGACGAGAAGTCCCCAGAGCCGCTGTGGCCGGAGCACCTGGGCGAAGCCCCCGAGACGCTACATGAAGCCTTCGGCGGCCACGTGTTCACCCCACGCCCAGACAAAGTCTCCCCCCGTAACGGCACGCAGCCGCTCGCCTCGGAGGGGCTGAGCCGCGGGGACGGGGATCAAGCCGACACCGTGTCTGGGGACGACACCATGCCGCATCATGGCCTGGCGTCGCTGGCTTGGACCGAGGCTGGCCACAGCAGGCCCACGGTGCTGGAGCCGGCTGAGGAGCTTTAA
- the CREB3L3 gene encoding cyclic AMP-responsive element-binding protein 3-like protein 3 isoform X2, whose product MASGVGSLDSLDLLDLLFDRQDGILRGVELGTPPGAWHKDGCAQDGEDFLSSILGSGDSVSDSPDWSPATSDSGVSEDPPSDQLDSPPRCCDGGPSEVLYPYANPCRALPLPGGAGVLHPEVSIDLDMWHPGFFLEESQDLPVVSPPASCTLTVKDLLLSGSADAQPQVPGSLLRQSQGQFQELVLTEDEKKLLAKEGVSLPTQLPLTKYEERVLKKIRRKIRNKQSAQESRKKKKEYIDGLESRMTACTAQNQELQRKVLHLEKQNSSLLEQLKKLQALVVQSSNKAAQTGTCIAVLLLSFALIVFPSISPFAPSKAEADGDFGPVRGPCTTRPPPAWLTHSPKSGTRSPQSRCGRSTWAKPPRRYMKPSAATCSPHAQTKSPPVTARSRSPRRG is encoded by the exons ATGGCCTCTGGCGTGGGCAGCCTCGACAGCCTCGACCTGCTGGACCTCCTCTTCGACCGCCAGGATGGGATCCTCCGTGGCGTGGAGCTGGGGACACCACCGGGCGCCTGGCACAAGGACGGG TGTGCCCAGGACGGCGAGGACTTCCTCAGCTCCATCCTAGGCTCCGGGGACTCAGTGTCGGACTCGCCCGACTGGTCCCCGGCCACCAGCGACAGCGGGGTCTCCGAGGACCCCCCCTCCGACCAGCTCGACAGCCCCCCCAGGTGCTGTGACGGGGGTCCCAGCGAGGTCCTGTACCCCTATGCCAACCCCTGTCGGGCTCTGCCCCtcccggggggggctggggtcctGCACCCCGAGGTCTCCATCGACCTGG ACATGTGGCACCCCGGCTTCTTCCTGGAGGAGAGCCAGGACCTGCCCGTGGTCTCCCCGCCCGCATCCTGCACCCTCACCGTCAAGGACCTGCTGCTCTCAGGCAGCGCTGATGCC CAGCCGCAGGTGCCCGGCTCCCTGCTGAGGCAGAGCCAGGGGCAGTTCCAGGAGCTGGTGCTGACGGAGGACGAGAAGAAGCTGCTGGCGAAGGAgggggtgtccctgcccacgcaGCTGCCCCTCACCAAG TACGAGGAGCGGGTGCTGAAGAAGATCCGGCGGAAGATCAGGAACAAGCAGTCGGCTCAGGAGAGCCGCAAGAAGAAGAAGGAGTATATCGACGGGCTGGAGAGCCG gaTGACGGCGTGCACGGCCCAGaaccaggagctgcagaggaaagtcctgcacctggagaAGCAGAACTC gtccctccTGGAGCAGCTGAAGAAGCTCCAGGCCCTTGTGGTACAGTCAAGCAACAAGGCAGCGCAGACGGGAACCTGCATCGCA GTCCTGCTGCTCTCTTTCGCACTCATCGTCTTCCCCTCCATCAGCCCCTTTGCCCCCAGCAAGGCCGAGGCAGACGGCGACTTCGGACCCGTGCGAG GTCCCTGCACAACGCGGCCGCCTCCCGCGTGGCTTACACACAGCCCCAAGTCGGGGACGAGAAGTCCCCAGAGCCGCTGTGGCCGGAGCACCTGGGCGAAGCCCCCGAGACGCTACATGAAGCCTTCGGCGGCCACGTGTTCACCCCACGCCCAGACAAAGTCTCCCCCCGTAACGGCACGCAGCCGCTCGCCTCGGAGGGGCTGA